CACAAGGGGAAGGATATGTGAGTTAGagtgtgtaacacagcagggagggggttaatatcctccctgcataaaacgtgtatctaattattttgttaattgtttgattattaattatcccctgcacctggtgattattgtaaattaacgAGCCAGGTGCAGgttatttaaggaaagcagccattctgttcagggctgctgctgtgtggagtgcccggttgatggtgttttcaactgttacgaaaaaaggtactgtgtgaaagccttttttgtgtgttttgttagtttgtgtaacaggtaaacagcttagctgtcctgttttatagtttaggttcctgtgtCGAGTGTCAGTCAGTGCTCAGAAAAGAGCtaggtgttatttttgtttattttatttgtgtattaaaaatagcacgtaaGCACTTTGAAATtcccatttctgtgtcctgggtcctgcttttaaaggggcaacaaaccgtaGTGAGTTGCAGCTCGatcacattatataatatatatggaaaTTAAAAATTTGAACTAGTTACAATAGCAAAACTGTTTACCAGTCGCAATAAACTTGCTCCTCAGCTCTTCCCTTCTTGAAGCAATGTAGTATCAGACAGGAATGACTGAAATTAACTACTTACAAACCTGATGGAATGTTGGAAACAGGCTCAGCCAATTTGATTGTAGGATTGCAGGTTTATAACTCACTGGTAAAGGCCACCACTGCACAAAAAGTCTAGTCATTAATGCATGTATTTGCCACAACTGTAATTTGTCAAAGTAAGGATGCTGTGTTACACAGCTATGAGAGACCTctaaaacaaatatgttaaatagataaataatgtGCTTAGTTCACTACATGGAGGGAGTCCTGACTGAAATGGTTTCCTGCACTGCTTTTAAAGCAGATAGGTTCACATAGTGTGGAAATCCTTAACAGTGATTCtcatgtgattttatttatttatttattttttgaatgaaaACCATATTTCTGGATCAAATGGTTCACATTTTTACTATGGTACGATATTGATCCTCAATACATTGGTCCCTTGTCATTTTACTTCTTTGTGAAttaccacatttaaaaataattatgtttttttcttttcttgctgtgacagggtagcatcacggTCCAGGCTGGTTATCGTCAGGAATTAGACCCACAGACAGAAAGCTGTAGTTTTAAAGCGCTGTtgcacacattattaaacaaaaacacggcgcgatggccaaaataaaaggtttaaacaaaagaataaccaTGTATAGGCTGGGTATTCACCTTCACTACACAGTTTgtcaaaattacaaattaaacattaattaaacatttcttgtgtgtctagtgtgtgtatataacaaCGAAGGAGAACATCATTGTCAAGGAACTGGATATACTTGTGGTGTGTGCTTTTCTCATATTGAGTGAAATGCAGTATGATGAAATGTGCTCAGGAATACAGAACCACAGTGCATCACAAAACACTGCCTCAACACATGATGACTGGAAGTGTTGTGTTGCAGCAAAAGTGTTGCTGCCCTACAAGAAATCAAATGGAATCTGGTGTTTAGCAGCATCAATACAGGGTGAGGTGGTGGAACAGCTGCAGAGCTTCTGTGAGGTAGATTGGATACTGcttacaaaatattgatttctctTTAGATGCCCTATCCATGTACTCTGTAGCAAACATGTGCATTATCCACCTTTCAACAGCAGTATTGGCACTTAATATCAACCCAACATAAGCAATGCTTACAGCTCTAGTGTCGTATCTGTGTTCCCCCAACTTCCTTATGAACAGGCTTGGTTTTCGTTCTTCACAGCTCACGTCTTCAACTCattgtttagttgttttgaaACAGTGTCTTGAATGTTATGTTAACTTAACGATGCAATTACGTATTTATCTGAGGCACAGTTAGACTCTGGACATCATTAGAGTATTAATTGTAGCCAATCAGTGAATCTCCAGGCGCATTTAGTACATTGGTTGTTGCTGTTAGGAttcattacactgtaattgcttGTTGTCCATGTTTAATGATACTCCACTGGGGCTCCATGATCCATTCACTCTGAATCTGTGCTTGGAAGATATGAAACCAGAAACCCGAGCCTAGTTTGTAGTGATATATGTTACTATGTTGTGTGTATCAGATGTTATCTGGTGCATTTTAGGTCTTTTTACagtttcattactttttttcactTCATGAATTCACAATTCATATTATGGTAACGTGTCTGGCAGGTTGAAGCTCAGAGTTTTTACACAACTCTTTATCTGGTGTCCCCATTTTGTTAATTAGCACTGCAAACCTTTGTGCCTGTAAAATGCAAACTGAATTGAAGATAAACAAGATAAATCATCACATCAATGTTGTGGAATAATGACGGTTTGggtttacacaaacacaactCATTTCATTAGGATTGCCACATGTTTTATTGTCTCATCATAAATGTACAAcaatattagaaaaaataatataatttaaaaaatctattgatACAGAATCTGACAGTTAATATTGAATATCCCAGTGTTTCTTCCATTTGCTTTATTACATCTATTTTAAGACATATTAATGAACcatgttcatatatatttattattcattaaactGATGTACTCAGGTAAATTAAATATTGACTTAAAAAAAACCAGAAAGTTACATAATGCATTACCAGCATCATTGATTTggtagtactgtatttttaaaacattttaaaacattattctgAATGGCCTTTGTATGAATTCCATAAATGATAGGATTAACACATGGCGGCAAGGTTGTAATTAACACCCCAATCATTTTCCGTGCATTTGGGGAGACATTTTGAAATCGCTGTATAATGATGGTGAATAACATAGTGAATTCAAAAATAATATAGACAGTTAAGTGAGTTGCACATGTATGaatggctttgcttttactattgcTTTGccttttatataaacatgtaattaGTATTCTAATATAAGTCCAGACAATAACCAAAAAAGACAAACCGcttagaaaaaatgtaataaataagccataaatgttatttacagtagtgtcagcacaggataaaagaaataaagatgCATTGCTACAGTAAGCATGCACTATCTGTGATCTGCATCTCGGAAGTCTAAAAGTAAGAGCAAAGaggattattattaaaacgaGTGCCCCTCCCCAGGCAAGGGAGCACAGCTTCACTAAAGTACTAGTTGTCATTATGCTGTTGTATCTTAATGGGTTACAAATTGCAATGTATCTGTCATAAGCCATTGCAGTCAATATCAGTTGAGCTGCTGAACCATAGAAATGAACACAGAAAGCCTGAATAACACAAGCTGTATATGAGATGTATCTAACCTCTGTGAGGAAGTCTGCCATTAATCTAGGCATTACTGCTGTGCTTCCAATCAAATCACAAACAGACATATTACAGATCATGAGATACATTGGCTCGTGTAgattcttttgaaaaacaataacagaaaaaactgtAACATTTCCAATAAGAATAACCAGATATACTGCCAATGTTAACAGAAAAAGAGGGTGAGCAGCTTCAGGAGACACAATGAAGCCCTCTAAACTTAACATGGAAGAGTCAGCGATGGTGGTGTTCATCTTGTCCAGAGGAGCTATTTGTAGTCTGGATAAAGAAAGGAAACATGTTATTGCAGTTTTTACCTTACAGAGCAGTAGTCCATTGTTTAATCCTGTTTGTGTACAGCTGTGTGTTGCTGTAATTAGGTTGGTTAATGTATGCTAAAGCCAACACTGTGCTGCCTGTAAGTGCATTAACGCATTTGTGTTTTACTGGCAAGTAATGCTTTATTATTACATAAGACTATGCAATCCATGTTATTATGATGTGTCTGGAAAAATAAATTTAGTACATGAGATTATAAATTGTCACAGGGATCttatatgtatttgttacatTGTTTACATGATTCTAACATACATAGATTTTATTCATTGTCCTGTATTTTCTTATTGGTCTGCTTCAGAGCCTTCgcaaatgaaaagtactaaaacctACCTTCCATTCTTTACAATTACTGCTTCATTGTAAATATCTTGTATACAGCACTTTAAATCACTTGCATGGAATATTTTCcataaaaaataggagttcattaaggACTAGAGTAAACACTTTATTGCACTGTATTGCCTTTTATCTGAGCATGAATGTACATACTCAGTTTCCTTTATACACAGAGATTTAACCACAGAATGAATAGTAAGCATGCAGAATCCTTCAAACCAGATATGCCATGCCATGCTTTTAGAGGCAATAAGGTAACATAAACCTACTCTACTACGCCTCAGTGTTtccttttgtcttcatttttaacattaataataataataataataataataataataataataataataataataataatcccagtgGGCACACGACGTTATACTGACGTTGTGTATTGGTTGTATTTGAGTCGCGATGTCAGGCAACCAaaataaacgaaaaaaaaaaaaaaaaaaaaaaaaaagatggaagcttccaattataaaatacaaaatatgcacgaGAGCACGAGTATGTCAACAAGATGCTCGAGCGAAATCACAGAAGGCGgcggataataataataataataataataataataataataataataataatattattttaacttAGACTCTGATGAAGTCATTTTCTCCTACCACCATGTTATGTCACCTTTCAGCATTACAAATAATTTGATTCCATCTAAGCATTAAACCCGTGTTCTATACTTTTTATAGAAAAGGGATCAGGTAGAGACCTACTTCTTGTAACACAGTAAATGAATGGGGAGAGAGAATCATGCCACCGAGTAGTCGGCACTATGTCAGATAAACAGATTTGAATCTCAATCAAAGTGTAAATAGTCTGGAAAACACAGATGTCAACATCAAAACATTAAGAGAAAGTTGTTAAGCTAATGGGAGGTAAGAATATGTTTAAAAGCTTAGTCATCACTGCCTCAATACAAAGAACTATGACCTCTTCTGTGATATTATCAAATGTCTTACCTGGTTTtaatatgcatatactgtacacaggtcTTGAAGTTCCTTATGAGATTCATGCATTCTTGACTCCTTCACCAGAACCCACCTTTAAAAAGGCAGTACATCCACTCCCATTGCAGCATTGCCATGGAATCCCGGTATGTAAACATGAGGTAAATCCACATGGGAGTGTCTTATGAATTGCTTCATATTTCAATTCACTTTGGACACTTTCTGCCAAATGCCATAGGGAATAGCTGATGtggaaaacaattcacaattgCAGTTAATTCACAGTTGTACTTCActgtataagggcccttcactaattcattgttttcaatatatatatatatatatatatatgtgtgtgtgtgtgtgtgtgtgtgtgtgtgtatatatatatatatgagtcagATAGAGATAAATGACAACTTTAGAAACCTCACTACTTCATTAACCAATTATGAAGATCCATACTGTAGATGACTGCAGGacattcagaaatgaaaaatacaacaatagCAGGTGCAGCATGTGCAGCAGCACATAGGCCTGCGTACTCAGGGGGCCTCACAGGTGTTTGaaagtttagaatttttttattttgtttttaacagtgataTTGTGCTTTGCGGTTTATAGTTATCATTGTAGCTGCCAGCGTGCGGTGCcagtatcctccctcatttcaacaggtatcgctattgttttaattatcctaactttctTCCCGCAGAGGCTGGTATGAGgcatgtcttcatggaaggttttgtggtactattcagcacagacatttgcagttatattctgtgtgcacgattcatcctgtagtttagatggaagctgttgggtgctgctgagggcatcaaaataaacatgcctgcatttctgatttaataataataataataataataataataataataataataataataataataataataataataataaacggtttcctatgtgagacaatttctgcaaatgtctctgcagaattgtgaattctgtaataatttctgtgattgcAGAactggggaatcctggtaggatTGGTGATTAAACCTGTTGGTTTATGATTAATAAATAGTGTAGTGTTGCATGTAAAGATGTACGGAGAATAAAATAAGGTAGGCGAGTACAAAGCGTTTttattacatactgtttcatacatgctaacattctgacaatgaaATATagtgcaatattgaacacttgatttggtatgcttgatgtttacaaaTAAGGGTTCAATTAACGTTTGGGaaggggggcccacaataaggtcatgcactggggcccatcttcctcttcctccgccactgcTTGTACCATGAAATCAATACACCCAAACCTAATGACCTGAAAAATGCTTCTTACCTGTTTTCAGGTTTGTATTTTAAGCCAATAGAGAAAAACAAGCTCTTGTTATATTGTTAGCTACCTTTATGACTATGAAGTTATTACATTTAaatcgtttttgttttgtttttttaattgtacccaTCTTAATTAGTTTCAGCATTGCTCTATTAAACGGCTTCAGTTAGCATATACTGTTCAAGTGTCATTATAATTACATAGTCACTTTATAAAAGTACTCTATAAACTAAACTAATTACACAAGGTGACAGCAGCAATCAGGATAAGCTTAGGCCATAGGTATTATATCTAACGCTTCAGTAATACTTCTAGTACACAataataaaccattttgttttacttatcacaaaactgtttaagcactAATGTGTTATACGCagttgaattatttttgtttgacgATTGTTTCATAATAAACTAATTGTCAATAACTGtctgaaattgtgtgtgtgtgtgtgtgtgtgtgtgtgtgtgtgtgtgtgtgtgtgtgtatatatatatatatatatatatatatatatatagttatgtacagtggctctcaaaagtattcacccccttggacttttccacattttattgtgttaaacatggaatcaaaatggatttcattaggagtttttgccactgatcaacacaaataaagtccataatgtaaaatgaaaaataaaatctacaaattgttctaaattaattacaaatataaaacagaaaataaatgattgcataagtgttcaccccctttgctatgacacacctaaattaactctggtgcaaccagttgtctttagaagtcacataattgcaattaagatgttttgcatgatttcaggttaaatacacctatctctgggaggtcccacagtactccagcagtggcaatgctgacagtggtGATGCTGGCAGTGGCGCAGAGCACtcggcagtggcaatgctggctgTGGTACAAGGCACTCCTACAGTGACGACACTGGGCACAACGGTAGTGACGACGCAGGCAGCGGCACTCCTGCCATACAGACAGTGGACCCTCCGGACGTATGGATGCTGGACCTTCCGGACGTACGGATGCTGGACCCTCCAGATATGCAGACACTGGACCCTCCGGACATACGGACGATGGTGCTGAAGCGTCCTGTAGGATTAAAcctacagcatgttttttttgaaAGATTCGTCCGTGCAGTTCCTATGTGGTTATGTTCTGTACCTGTGCACatgtttaaaaagctgcctgataggcccgGTGTGAGCACTTGTCTGTTGCATTCTAGAACGAGACACTACGTCACACAGCAACATTCGCCATTTGGTTCCTTACTCCAACCTGACCAGATGTGTTTTCACTTGCTCCATTTTCGTGAAAATCTCCTTCTTTTCTGAGACTGTTTTTGGTATAAAAGTACCTCGCTATTTCTCCTTGGAAGCTAGCTTGCCCCTTCCTTTGGATGTGATGGTAGTTTCTCTTTTAGTCTAAATCACATGGCTGTTTGGTTTTGGTGGCTGAGAAGTGGCGGCTGCTGTTTCCAGCCTTgtccattttggattttgtcATCCACAAATTGTTTTGTGTCTCAGTTTCTGTTCTGCGTTCGCGCATTGTGCCAAACTGAgttgtgtttttgtctttgggcctttccaaaaaaaataataataacaaataaataataatactgttccTGTCTTCAAACTGGCTACAGTTGTTTTAGTGTGCCATGCCTCGTAGCTCCGGCTTGGCAGTTTAGTACATTAACCCAGTGCATAGCATTTTGGGCCTTTTTTGGTGATACATAGCACTCCCATGCATAATACCCCATATATCCATCGGTACTCCGTGCCCCGTACACTCAGCACAGGTGCCCCATACTCGGTGCCCCGTGCATTCATCTGGATTAACCCTGTGCATAGCACCTCCATGCATTGTGCCAGTACACATAACACTCCCATGCATAGCATTCCCATGCATCCCCTTATAATTCCTCAGTGTCCCTGTGTCCGTTACACCTTGGTACTTAGCACTTCCGTGCATAGCATCAGTGCGCTATTTTTCAATAGAGGGCTAAGAGGGCAGACCATGCTGAGGGTTGTTCCACCTCCTCTGGCTCTCCACTGCCTTTTCTGACACTCTCAAGGAGCCCCTCACATGAGCCGTCTGTGAGCCACAGTGCTCAGTCTGTGTCTCATTCTCCAGAGTACAAGACCAAGAAAGCGAAGAAGAGCAGGCACTCGCACAAATGATGCAGCTAGCAAGCACGGTTGCAAATCAGCAGTCGTTGTTGGAGTGTCTTGTCAATTTGACAGATCCCCCTGCACCTACTCTGGCTTTTGGGGTACTGGAGACCCcctcagctccagctccagctccctGCTCTCCTGCAGACTAAGCTGATTAAGGGGGAGCAGGACGATGTGGTGTCCCTGGCCACCTCCATGGAGGAAGGCGAATTCGAAGGGGGAACAGAGGACCCCTCCTGTTTAGAGGGCTTCCCGTCTAAGACCTACAGTATATGGCTCCTAGCAGTCCGCTGGCAGACGAGCTAGCAGCCCTTGTGAGCAGAGCTGCTGTCCGGGTCCAGATCCCTTGGACTGAGGAGACCCAGGTCTGCTGATCGTTTTTTTAAACCTTGGTGTTGACTATACAGCGCTGTAAGCCCTTCCCGGTCCTCCCAGATTTTGTGGAGGAATTGCATTCTTCGTGGAGCAGCCCAGCATCAGCGCCACATGGGTGGAAGCATTGTATGCCCTCCAGGGCGCAGAGAAGCTGGGTCTCCAGCATTTCCCGTCCATTGATTCCACGGTGGCTGCCTTAGTGCAGACACCCACTATTTCAACGCTGTCGCGAGACTTCTCCTGCCCAAATAAGCAGTGTAGGGTCACTGAGATGCACTTAAAAAGGGCATACAGCATGGGGATACTGGCAGCAAGACTAGCAAACACAGTTGGTCTGCTGACTGTACCAATCGCAGCTGCTGCAGGACCTGTCTGCCCAGCCTTCTCCtcatattattaatgagctgaggGTGGTGAATGACCAGCTGCTCCACATAGTTCGGCACAGTGGCCAAGCTATCGGACGTAACCTGGAAGCCCATGTGGTTGCACGACGCCAGCTTTGGCTCTCCCAGGCCAAGGTCCCGGATACGGACAAAGCGTCGCTGCTCAACAAGCCCATCTCCCTCGGCTACATCTTCAGGTGATCAGAGATGTTACAGTGGTTTCAGCACGTGAGGGAGTCGTCAAAGCAGCTCACAGTGACCCACACATACCCAGTACCAGGGGCAACAGCAATGAAGACCCAGAGCTGCTGCTCCACAGATCATTGTGCGGACTGTCCCGGTGGCTGCTCCACCTGGGCCAAACAGGCAGTACCCCCGCAGAGACCCCAGCAGTGCCCTCAACAGAGGCAGCACCAGCCCAGCAGggtcagcaaaagcagcagcagcaaccctgATGGGCTCCGGCCTCAGGCTCTGCACCCGTTCAGCCAGCACCACCTTCTGGCATGGAGGCAATGCACCATCTACGCGTGGGTGTTTGCAACCATCCACTCCGGCTGCTCACTCCAGTTTCGAGCCGGACCTCCTCCCTTCTAGGGGCTTGTGAACACTTTGGTGTCCGACCTCGCACAGGCCTGTGTCCTCATGCAATAATTGGATGCTTTACTCAGAAAGCATGCAGTTCGCCTTGTAGAACCCCCATATCAACATGAGGGTTTtcactcaaggtattttctggtaccaaagCAGGACAAAGGGCTCCGTCCCATTTTGGATCTCAAAGGCATAAACATATTCCTGAAGGAGAGGAAGTTCGATGATAACTacccgtcacattctccagtctgtccggccaaGCTACTAGTTTGTGACCGTGGACCTCCGGGACGAGTACTTCCACATCCCGATATGTCCTGGCCACAAAAAGTACCTCCGCTTTGCCTTTTGGGGCAGCGTGTATGAGTTCTGTGTTCTGCCATTCGTTCTGTTTCTTGCTCCCAGGACTTTCTCCAAATGCATGGATGCAGTTCTGGCACCCCTGCTGTTGCAGCGGGTCAGGGTCTTTAATTACTTGGATGACTGGCTCATCTGTGGCCAGTCGCAGGAGCAAGCCGTGTCTCATACAGCTCTAGTGACGGAGCATCTTACCCAGCTGGGGCTCACACTCAACCTGGAGAAGAGCTCCCTGCAGCCAGCGCAAGTTTTGGTTTTCCTGGGGATCAGGCTGGATTCCTGCTTCATGCTCACTTACTTGTCAGCCAACAGGgcattgcaagcctgtctgtCCTTTTTTCATCTCAGTCAGTTaaggtggttgtttttttgtctttatattTATCTGAGGCACTGTTAGACGCTGGACATCTTTAGAGAATTAATTGTAGCCAATCAGTGAATTTCCAGATGCATTTAATATGTTGGCTGTTGCTGTTAGGAttcattacactgtaattgcttGTTGTCCATGTTTAATGATACTCCATTGGGGCTCCATGATCCATTCACTCTGAAGCTATGCTTGGAAGATATGAAATCAGAAACCATAGCGTGGTTTGTTGTGACATATGTTACTGTGTTGTGTGTATCAGATGTCATCTGGTGCATTTTGggtatttttacagtttcattactttttttcactTCGTGAATTCACAATTCATATTATGGTAACGTGTCTGACAGGTTGAAGCTCAGTTTTTACTCGACTCTTTATCTGGTGTCCCCATTTTGTTAACATGTACACTACTTGTGAGGTATGTTGCAATTGGGCATGGGGTAACTATGTTGTGGAGAATACATATCAATGTTAGCACTGCAAACCTTTTTGCCTGTAAAATGCAAACTGAATTGATGATAAACAAGATAAATCATCACATCAATGTTGTTGAATAATGACGGTTTGggtttacacaaacacaactCAATTCATGTGGATTGCCACTTTTTATTGTCTCATTATAAATGTACAACAATATTAGgaaaataacataattaaaaaaatctatggATACAGAATCTGACAGTTAATATTGAATATCCCAGTGTTTCTTCCGTTTgctttattatatctattataagACATATTAATGaaccatgtttatatatatttattattcattaaactGATGTACTTAGGTAAATTAAATATTGACTTAAAAAACTGAATGTTGCATAATGCATTACCAGCATTATTGATTTggtagtattgtatttttaaaccattttaaaacattactccGAATTTCCTTTGTATGAATTCCATAAATGATAGGATTAACACACGGCGGCAAGGTCGTACTTAACACGCCAATCATTTTCCTTGCATTTGGGGAGACATTTTGAAATCGCTGCACAATGATGCTGAATAACATAGTGAATTCAAAAATAATATAGACAGTTAAGTGAGTAGCACATGTATGAATGGCTTTGCTTTTACTTTGCCTTCTATATAAACATGTcattagta
The Polyodon spathula isolate WHYD16114869_AA chromosome 9, ASM1765450v1, whole genome shotgun sequence genome window above contains:
- the LOC121321291 gene encoding olfactory receptor 4Q2-like: MNLIRNFKTCVQYMHIKTRLQIAPLDKMNTTIADSSMLSLEGFIVSPEAAHPLFLLTLAVYLVILIGNVTVFSVIVFQKNLHEPMYLMICNMSVCDLIGSTAVMPRLMADFLTEVRYISYTACVIQAFCVHFYGSAAQLILTAMAYDRYIAICNPLRYNSIMTTSTLVKLCSLAWGGALVLIIILFALTFRLPRCRSQIVHAYCSNASLFLLSCADTTVNNIYGLFITFFLSGLSFLVIVWTYIRILITCLYKRQSNSKSKAIHTCATHLTVYIIFEFTMLFTIIIQRFQNVSPNARKMIGVLITTLPPCVNPIIYGIHTKAIQNNVLKCFKNTVLPNQ